A region from the Vulpes lagopus strain Blue_001 chromosome 5, ASM1834538v1, whole genome shotgun sequence genome encodes:
- the OLFML3 gene encoding olfactomedin-like protein 3, whose amino-acid sequence MGPCTPLLTMLLLSWWLRPLQGQQHHLVEYMERRLAALEERLAQCQDQSSRHAAELRDFKNKMLPLLEVAEKEREALRTEADTISGRVDRLEREVDYLETQNPALPCVEVDEKVTGGPGIKGKGRRNEKYDMLTDCGYTISQVRSMKILKRFGGPAGLWTKDPMGPTEKIYVLDGTQNDTAFVFPRLRDFTLAMAARKASRVRVPFPWVGTGQLVYGGFLYYARRPPGGPGGGGGLENTLQLIKFHLANRTVVDSSVFPAEGLIPPYGLTADTYIDLAADEEGLWAVYATREDDRHLCLAKLDPQTLDTEQQWDTPCPRENAEAAFVICGTLYVVYNTRPASRARIQCSFDASGTLTPERAALPYFPRRYGAHASLRYNPRERQLYAWDDGYQIVYKLEMRRKEEEV is encoded by the exons ATGGGGCCCTGCACGCCTCTTCTCACCATGTTACTTTTGTCATGGTGGCTGCGACCCCTTCAAGGACAGCAGCACCACCTCGTGGAGTACATGGAACGCCGACTAGCTGCCTTAGAG GAACGGCTGGCCCAGTGCCAGGACCAAAGTAGCCGGCACGCTGCTGAGCTGAGGGACTTCAAGAACAAGATGCTGCCGCTGCTGGAGGTGGCCGAGAAGGAGCGCGAGGCCCTCAGGACTGAGGCTGACACTATCTCGGGGAGAGTAGACCGTCTGGAGCGGGAGGTTGACTATCTGGAGACCCAAAATCCAGCTCTACCCTGTGTGGAGGTTGACGAGAAGGTGACCGGAGGCCCCGGGATCAAAGGCAAgggcagaagaaatgagaagTATGACATGCTGACAG acTGTGGCTACACGATCTCTCAGGTGAGATCGATGAAGATCCTGAAGCGGTTTGGTGGCCCAGCTGGTCTATGGACAAAGGATCCAATGGGGCCAACAGAGAAGATCTACGTATTGGATGGGACACAGAACGACACAGCCTTTGTCTTCCCAAGGTTGCGGGACTTCACCCTGGCCATGGCTGCCCGGAAAGCTTCCCGAGTCCGGGTGCCCTTCCCCTGGGTGGGCACCGGACAGCTGGTGTACGGGGGCTTTCTTTATTACGCCCGGAGGCCTCCCGGAGGAcccggagggggagggggcctggagaACACGTTGCAACTCATCAAGTTCCACCTGGCCAACCGAACGGTGGTGGACAGCTCCGTGTTCCCCGCGGAGGGGCTGATCCCCCCATACGGGCTGACAGCCGACACCTACATTGACCTGGCCGCGGACGAGGAGGGCCTGTGGGCCGTCTACGCCACTCGGGAAGACGACAGGCACTTGTGTCTGGCTAAGTTAGACCCCCAGACTCTGGACACGGAGCAGCAGTGGGACACACCGTGTCCCCGAGAGAACGCCGAGGCTGCCTTTGTCATCTGCGGGACCCTGTACGTCGTCTATAACACCCGCCCTGCCAGCCGGGCCCGCATCCAATGCTCCTTTGATGCCAGCGGCACCCTGACCCCAGAGAGGGCAGCGCTCCCCTACTTCCCCCGCCGGTACGGGGCCCATGCCAGCCTCCGCTACAACCCCCGAGAGCGCCAGCTCTACGCCTGGGATGACGGCTACCAGATTGTCTATAAGCTGGAGATgcgaaggaaagaggaagaagtctGA